The sequence AGAACAAAATTTACTAAGTTTTCTGTAGTAAATCTTTAAaaacataataaactaaattataaataaacatactcGAGAGTTTGTTCCTAGTTTCCTTTCATTTTCTCTACTAGGATGTATTTTTAAAGCAAAAGTTACTAATTTTGCCATTTCAGTACATTTAGACATAGTATAAGCACAAAATTTTGCGataagaaaagagagaagaaaatgTACTCACCTTTTCAGATTGAAAACTCGCAAAATTTAGACATGGGTACATATTCTAAATTGAGATTTTATTCATAGTAGTCTATCTTGCACAACTTATTTCCCTATTACACGTATATTGGGGATGTAGTCACCTAGTTACTTTGTCGTAGGATAACCAAGGTCCAAGTATGTCAGTATGTCCCCATCCAAAACAAGATTATAAATTCGAATGTTTCTGCGAGTCTACCAAGATCAATCGACACTCCTTCAAAAAATAGTCAAGTTGAAGGGTGTAAAGCTCAGGAAAAGTTCGATAATGGTCCACATGAGGAGACGAGCCAAAGTTAAAAGCGATCACTTTCCTCCCGGTCCTCCTTTGGCCCTCAATGAATGATTTTATAGCTTCGAATGGAATGACTTTGTCTTCAGTGCTGTATAGATAAAGCTGCAATGGAGGCTGATCATGTGAAAGGATTGAAACCAACTTTCTCAATCTCCTGTTAAACCAAAATTAAATGATTACTCCAAGGTTTTCATTGCTTTTAAGGAGATtctaataacaaaaataaaagctATTTCTCCTCAGGTTACTGAAAATAACTGTCAGCGGAAATAGAAATGACCGAAAACGCCGTGCTCTCCTAGTTTCAGAACTAAAATGCACTTTTTGTCGATGGGGAGAATTGCATGGAGATTAAATGAATGCTTACCGATGTACACTAGGCAAGTTAAGAAGGAAGGAGAAAAATTTCACAAATGCAGATAACTGCAAGATTTCGAGAAAAAAAGGTTTCTTCTCTTCTATATTTGTTCCCTCTACAGCAACTGTTGGTTCGGTTCCTTCTCCTACTGAAGGAGAGGTAGAGGAGATAGTTCTCTTCAACAAAGCTGTGGAAAATCCTGCTGCCCATACCTGAAACGATCATGTGGATGTTTGAGAACATGCTTTTTCTTCGCATAGTGTGGCAAAAGCTACTCACAAATTTCATTTCTGTATGACATCAATATCAATATATCATATAAATTACACGAACATGTTAATGCGAGCTTCATGTTTCTGACCTCAGCCTGAAGGTGCAGAAAATGTGAAACTTTTGCAATACGGAATTGCTGTGCCAGAAAATTAGAGGATACAATAAATAGAAAATAGAAAATTGGAGGAAATGGAAGGGCCATTTCTCACTTTCTTTGGCAGCAACATAGCCAAGGGCAAGGGCAAaccagaaaatattaaaatactaTCCTGGAAAGCCTAGCACCTTAGATGGATGAAAACAAATCAGACCACcaaacataaaattttgatattattGCATATCGGACATCATGTTCATATCTATCAGTCTCCAACAAAGACTTTGCCTTTATTTTTGGAGGAATTTAGGGGGAAAGGAAGGTAATTGCTGATACATAAATTGAGGTCCAACGCCTTCATAAAAAAAATGGAGGTCCGACCATCCGTGCTTTGCACTAAACTCAACATGATCATAGAAACGTAATCAAGACTCAATACCATAGATTATTGTTTGGTTGAGCTTAGAAAGTATTTTACCCACATTATCATTCAAACAGTTTAGTAGACATCCGTCTCTGTGGAGCAATAACAAACTTTGAAATTCACAACAAACACTTTAAAAAATTGATTATAATTCCTTTCGACCTTGCTACAAAACCCTCCAAGATTTGACAAGCAGCAAAATATTTTACCATGGTCAACCTTATGGAATCAAGGTAGCCAAAACTCTACATGCAATCAACCAAAAGTCATTCTAGAACACATGGCTCACGGGCCTGCAACCAGGTTGAATCAAATAAACCACTTTCCAGCAAAAAGTACTTCGAAGAACTCAACAGTCAACACTGAAAACAAACTTAAAGCAACCTTGGGATCAATATTGGGGTCTCCTCCAGAGTCCACCACACATCCTTTAATCTTCTCCATTATATCTTTTCTCTCTCTCAAATTTTTGAGAACCTCACCATACCTGCCTATCACAAAACATTACATCACAAAATGTCAATAACAGTCCACCACGAGACCATGAATGGTACTGCCTTACAAGATTAGACATACTAATCAATCCCTTAACATGCCAACGCAAAACCATAAAATCTAGCAAGCAGAAACAGATTACAGTAAGCGGAAAGTTAATTGATATATTTTGGTGCAAAAGTTGCATACTTGTAAAAGTTATGCATGAAACTTGAACTTGTTTCATTTAAGTGGAGACGCAACTCGTGGCACTATTTGTAAAGAAAGTAAGAGTACAGCAAGAATCTACTCACGCAAGCCAACCCGTATTACTGAACGCGTGGAAGATCAAGAATCTCTCCCGCCCATCGTTCCTCGACAGCCACGAGACCAGCTCATCGGATAACCTCTGGATCCTCTCTTCGATCCTCCTTCCCAAATCAAACCCCAGCAAATCCGTCACCGAAGCCACGAAGGTGATAGCGTGTAGACCCCTCGCATTATACAAGCTAACATACCTCTTCAAATGCTTGGTCTTCGACCCTAGCCACCCCAAAAGAACCACCGCAACCTCAGGGCCCTTCTCATCAACAGCAGCAACACCATTGTTCCCATCACCCACGCAGACATAATTCCAGTGGAAAACATCCTCCTTAGGTCCCCACGAAACGTTGGCGAATCGCTTGTCCGTGAAGCGGCCAGCTTGGAATTTCGACGGAGAGCTCGGAGGGGAGCGATTGAAGGCCAGGGGTCTGAAGATGGAGGGAATCCGCGGGTTAAGTGCCAGTGAAGAAAACTGCGAAGAAGAATGAATGGGTTGAGCATTGCGAAATGGGGGACTGAAAGCTGGATTCTTGCGGCGGAGGGGTGGCAATATACGGCCATTTGGGACATGGCAAACGCGGGCGGAGACCGCCATTGCTAGGAATTTGCGAACTTTGTTGAAAATAACGACAAGAAGATTTCGGCACAAGATGTAGCTGATCCAATCGTTAAACGCAGCGTTTTGCATTCTATTTACTTTAATTTCattaaactttaacttttatgTTAGCCCTAATTTATACACTACCGAACGATGCACAATTTGCTATATGGCATTGTgtacgttttttttaaaaaattaataaaagtggtGATGTTTTTAGAtctctattatatatatttttttcgtccacttaaaattaaagttttaaaaGTAAATTTGAATTTGATGTAACGACATCATGTTAGAAAGATTTTTATATAGTTAAAGTTTaattcatataatatatattaatttaattaacgaGCATATGCAATGCATATATaatatgaaaattaaatattatatgttgtattgtctaatattttttttaaattttttttgaaatataattaatttggaTTGGAAGTTTGGATGACTTCCCTGAATCAATTTCTATAAGcatctatgttttttttttaaaataaataaatcgaaAAAATTGTTtgttataattaaattaaattaaatattgctTTAATATCTCGTCTTAAATTTGAAACTTAATGACAAATAAACTATGAGCAGCGACCtaacatatttattttaataatattaaataaaataggtAGATGGTCTAAAATCTAAATTCacaatatttgattattttattatgttttgtaagactgattagatataatactaaaatttatttttatttaataaataagcaATTAATTACTAATTTATGAAATGAATTGTATAGTAAATATTATACATACATTAAGACCTGTATAAATTAATAATGTTGAGACcatgaatttttattaatttagagCTTAatcgataaattaataatttattattttaaataatattttacattcagttaaaataaatttaatcacataaatatttgtagtaacccagataccattttaagataataatatgttaaacatgattaagggttgatatttaaccaatttcggagtgttattggacttcagaagtaaaatttgggttttttcattttgggccggatagtaagttccgatcccagatagtaagctccgatcccggatagtaagttccgatcggaacggaagctccgatcctggaacggaagttccgatccccagctgtcaaaaatgatcgatgactcagtcgcgagttttgacaagtgtcggtcatagagcagatcggaagctccgatcgtagatcggaagttccgatcctggcgtggcagacatgcatgcaatgagctggatcggaagctccgatcccgaaatcggaagttccgatcctggccgagaaatttggctataaatagggccgttcagagttcattttcaattacgaattcccgagtttccttcttcagttatatagtgtgagttatacacttgagggccctatcggttataatagaggttctggaataaccaaggtgcggttatagtcatccgggactagcgacttcaaagggccatcgacggacgaaggtatggtccgggaatctatttaatttttgggagtacttattagcttagttaagacttatagaatttatgtagtgatacggtgaacttttgaatataggcttggaacctaggatccttttatacttgaactagcctagaggtacgtacacattgactgagattgccagcgagtatacatgtttatatgttgcatttatttggcattattatatggcatgatgtatgatttaccgttttttatactcatatatcatgtgcatatacacgttgagcctattccttgttatacctgattatagagccgctcatctctatactcgatagtctgtcactgagagtaccgcgacggcgggggcatttatatctgtctactctggtgtactagacgagtgtggttgcacccagaggttgatccgtgcggtggcagcactcatatggcgccggtactgagcatgacttttcagatgaccctgtaccagtcatcatgttgcatgcattatatacatatgtttactcatgtctatgtactgggcgtagcgctcacgtcctagttgttatcttggacaccctattccatggggcaggtcgcaggatggacggagctggtagttcaaggcaggactagggagcaggagctttgaaagtttttatacagcacgatttattagctgtataatgtttacttttaagaatttcgatatggttgtatcactacagatttaagcctggattatattactaagctgatatgtaaattatggattatgtttccgcacgtttttactctgttaagtatttttctgtattaagtttaatgtatgctattagttgccagttagtaggtgattccatgcagggtcactacatttttggtatcagagcatgcatagattttgggattagtacttgggatttagtttagtcttgagtaattcttgcgcatttgggattttaatgtgcaattcttttcaggatatggctgacgagagtcacggtagtgttggccagggaggtggtcatcatcatcgtcgccatcatcatcaggatgatcaacatcgtcatcatgagggtagacgtcactgctctatcaataagtttatgcaggtaggaccgaaacccttagtgggaggcgagaatcctgaacaagctagaagctggatgtctaaacttgagagcacgttccgagcttttgagtgtactgaggagcagaaactggaagttctagaattcgttctagaggatagagcacgtttttggtgggatgccaaggttgctcaggcacgtactgagagaggacaggtgacttggggggatttctgtcgggagtttcagaaattatattttcctctggctgttcgccaagcacgatctatggagttgcttactttgaggcaaagttcaatgactattgatcagtatcagcagcgatttcttgatctgctacctttcagtcctcatatcaatgcgagtgatgcgtcgaagtatgatatctttctgcaaggcctgaaccaagatatctactctcaggttgtcgtctgtgatgacccggtatcttatgagactttggtaaaccgttgccgtcttgtggagaccagcaacaggcgtggacagttgatgatgccagcacaacctagtggatttgttgagcctcgagctcaatctgttgtgcaatccggacctacgtcttcttctactcctactacttcatctggatctcgtggtacacgaggtatgttccgttttgggaagaagaagaagaaggaggagttttgtagccattgtggtgggaagcatcctgcagcttcatgtcggagagctactggtgcttgttatatttgcggtcagcagggatatctgcggagagattgtcctcagcgcatgggttctgctagtggatcgggatcccaggttggatctcaggcttctacttttccacgtcagcagccagcaccacagagttcttctggttatcgtccccagactcaagggcaagtgtttgctctgtctcaggagcaggctactgagggaagcgatcgcatgttggcaggtaacttcttgttatgtggtattcctgcacttgtattaattgatactggagcatcgcattcctttatttctagtcgcttcgttaaaagacatagattaccttatgtatcattagatatggatttagttgtatctactccattggagcagaaggtagtaactaagcgtctagtgatgggttgccttctggagtgtgagggtaatgtgttatcggctaatttgatgatattagcgatgatggattttgactgtatcttgggaatagatatgctgactttgtatcacgctactgtggattgttatcagcgtctggtacagtttcatcccgttgagggtgatagttggtacttttatggtgagggtgcgcgacctccgatgccacttgtttcggctctgaaggcatgtcatgtcttggagtcaggtggggagggctacctcatctatgcagttgatatgtccatgagtagtacgggtattgatcagctaccggttgtcagcgagtttcctgacgtattccctgatgagattcctggttttcctccggttcgagaggttgaatttggtattgatatagtaccaggaactacgcctatatcccgagcaccttatcgtctggcaccgtcagagatgagggaattgaaacagcagttgcaagatcttcttgataagggatatattcgttcgagtgtttctccgtggggagcacctgttttgtttgtcaagaaaaaagatggatcgatgcgattatgtattgattacaggcagttgaatcgtgtcaccatcaagaataagtatcctttgccacggattgatgatctgtttgatcaactacagggtacttctgtttattcgaagatagatctgagatctggataccatcagatgcgggtacgagactcagatatatctacgactgctttcaggaccagatacgggcattatgagtttctggtgatgccattcggtttgaagaatgcaccggcagtctttatgaatctaatgaatcaggtatttcgagattatctggatagatttgtcatcgttttcatagatgatattcttgtctattctcataataaggatgagcatgcacagcatttgagaattgttctacagacgttacgagataagcagctatatgcgaaattaagcaagtgtgaattcaggcttgatcgggtagtatttctcggtcatgtgatttctaatgaagggatatctgttgatcctagtaagatagaggcagtgctgaactggtctcgaccgacgacggttgctgagattcgtagtttcttgggtctagcgggatattaccgtcggttcatcgagaatttttcacagttggccaggcctttgactcagcttacacggaaagatgttgccttcatttggtcctcggattgtgaggagtcatttcacgagctgcgtagacgtcttactactgcacctgtgctagctctaccttctggatcaggaggatatgttgtctatactgatgcctctgggcaggggttaggatgtgttttgacacagcatggacatgttattgcctatgcttctcgacagttgaagttgcatgagagtaattatccagtgcatgatctcgagttagccgccattgtatttgcgctcaagatttggagacattatctttatggcgagaaatttgagatatttacggatcacaagagtttgaagtatttattcactcaggcagagttgaatatgcgacagagacgctggatggatctcctgaaggattatgattgtgaaatcaaatatcatccaggttctgctaatcttactgctgatgccttgagtcggcaggtgagactgtctgcacttcagactaatgaaatatctcatatgattcaagagtgctgttcattgagttttacgctcaagcacaagaaagggaggaatgtgattcgtttgtatactattctatctgagccagcattgtattctcggatcagagatgctcagatatctgatgttaagactcagcgattggcacgtctagcgaatggagttaat comes from Henckelia pumila isolate YLH828 chromosome 4, ASM3356847v2, whole genome shotgun sequence and encodes:
- the LOC140865853 gene encoding uncharacterized protein — its product is MAVSARVCHVPNGRILPPLRRKNPAFSPPFRNAQPIHSSSQFSSLALNPRIPSIFRPLAFNRSPPSSPSKFQAGRFTDKRFANVSWGPKEDVFHWNYVCVGDGNNGVAAVDEKGPEVAVVLLGWLGSKTKHLKRYVSLYNARGLHAITFVASVTDLLGFDLGRRIEERIQRLSDELVSWLSRNDGRERFLIFHAFSNTGWLAYGEVLKNLRERKDIMEKIKGCVVDSGGDPNIDPKVWAAGFSTALLKRTISSTSPSVGEGTEPTVAVEGTNIEEKKPFFLEILQLSAFVKFFSFLLNLPSVHRRLRKLVSILSHDQPPLQLYLYSTEDKVIPFEAIKSFIEGQRRTGRKVIAFNFGSSPHVDHYRTFPELYTLQLDYFLKECRLILVDSQKHSNL